A window of Sander vitreus isolate 19-12246 chromosome 18, sanVit1, whole genome shotgun sequence contains these coding sequences:
- the snx14 gene encoding sorting nexin-14 isoform X5, with protein sequence MAGIVTYLETLKRRLKIDVLREAGRQYPVICFLLLSMVALTVLLNRYIHILMVFWSFLAGVATFYCSLRPESLVPNIFFTVKPRKKRQEQELFPLGHSCAVCGKIKCNRHRPTLLLENYQPWLDLKVPSKVDASIAEVFELVLENFVYPWYRDITDDEACVDEVRMTFRFFASVLVRRAQKVDVPAVFADKVMKAVMKHIEIIVTAQEKVKNVDGLQQAALDEYGADLHIALHSRKDELLYLRKLTEMLFPYVMPPKATDCRSLALLLREVMAGSVMLPTMDFMADPDTVNLMVLIFVDDSPPETPTEPPSVMVPFLQKYADVSNKKPSVLKLDLKEIRGQQDLLFRFMNFLKQEGAVHVLQFCLTVEEFNDKILSPDLNDSELQRLHGEVLHIYETYCVDESIDKISFDHFIVEEIRNIAKGPYSGVVKLQTMRCLFEAYEHVLSLLERVFTPMFCHSDEYFRHLLRGAESPARNSRINRNMSKRGETFGISRIGSKIKGVFKSTTMEGAMLPSSAMNDIDDDLVEEATVVMEDDSPAEPASTPGSLRNLSAWSIIIPYIDIYDDEVKRERIPVFCIDVERNDRKEVGHETEKWSVYRRYLEFYVLESKLTEFHGTFADAQLPSKRIIGPKNHEFLTSKREEFEEYLQRLLQHPELSNSQLLADFLSPHSMESQFLDRMLPDVNLGKIFKSVPGKLIKEKGQNLDPFIQSFFNSCESPKPKPSQPELTILSPSAENNKKLFSDLFKNNANLSERLERKQNHKCFMEMVSVDGMYDYMMYVGQVVFHTADWLHHCLAAGRILFKNTFEAYIDQYMQSKLEHILQEHHMVSLITQLRDAVFCESSEERTAEDKQLRAKQTFDEMMKYLPEFVVKCIGQERKYEGIRLLFDGFQQPVLNKQMTYVLLDIGVQELFPELTKGAKEAVAM encoded by the exons ATGGCAGGTATCGTAACGTATTTGGAGACTTTGAAACGGAGACTGAAGATTGACGTCCTGAGAGAAGCTGGACGTCAGTATCCAGTCATCTGCTTTCTGCTGCTGTCTATGGTCGCGCTGACTGTGCTGCTCAACAg GTATATCCACATCCTGATGGTCTTCTGGTCGTTCCTGGCTGGTGTCGCCACTTTCTATTGCTCCCTCAGACCGGAGTCCCTTGTCCCGAATATCTTCTTCACCGTGAAGCCAAGGAAGAAG CGGCAGGAGCAGGAGTTGTTTCCTCTGGGCCACAGCTGTGCCGTCTGTGGGAAGATCAAGTGCAACCGTCACCG GCCGACGCTGCTGCTTGAAAACTATCAGCCATGGTTGGACCTGAAGGTTCCTTCAAAAGTGGACGCTTCAATAGCAGAG GTGTTTGAGTTGGTTCTGGAGAACTTTGTGTACCCGTGGTACAG GGACATCACAGATGACGAGGCGTGTGTGGATGAAGTGAGGATGACCTTTCGCTTCTTCGCTTCAGTGCTCGTCCGCCGGGCTCAGAAg GTTGATGTTCCTGCTGTGTTTGCGGACAAAGTGATGAAAGCTGTAATGAAGCATATTGAAATTATTGTAACGGCTCAAGAAAAAG TGAAGAACGTGGATGGTTTACAACAGGCCGCTCTGGATGAGTACGGCGCCGACCTTCACATTGCTCTGCACAGCAGAAAAGACGAGCTGCTCTACCTAAGGAAGTTGACTGAGATGCTGTTTCCCTACGTCATGCCGCCCAAAGCAACAGACTGCAG GTCTCTGGCTCTGCTGCTGCGGGAGGTGATGGCTGGATCCGTCATGTTACCAACCATGGATTTCATGGCTGACCCT gatACTGTGAACCTCATGGTGCTGATATTTGTTGATGACTCTCCA CCAGAAACGCCCACAGagccgccgtccgtcatggttCCATTTTTACAGAAATATGCAGACGTCAGCAACAAAAAGCCATCT GTGCTGAAGTTGGACCTGAAGGAGATTAGGGGGCAGCAGGATCTCCTCTTTCGTTTCATGAACTTCCTGAAGCAGGAAGGAGCTGTGCACGTGCTGCAGTTCTGCCTCACCGTCG AGGAGTTCAACGATAAGATCCTGAGTCCGGATCTGAATGACTCTGAGCTGCAGCGTCTACACGGCGAGGTGCTGCACATCTACGAGACCTACTGCGTGGACGAAAGCATCGACAAGATCAGCTTCGACCACTTCATCGTGGAGGAGATCAGGAACA TTGCTAAAGGTCCGTACAGCGGCGTGGTGAAGCTGCAGACGATGCGCTGCCTGTTTGAGGCGTACGAACACGTCCTGTCGCTGCTGGAGAGAGTCTTCACTCCGATGTTCTGTCACAGCGATGAA TACTTCAGACACCTGCTGCGGGGAGCTGAGTCTCCAGCAAGGAACTCAAGAATCAACAG AAACATGTCGAAGCGAGGGGAGACGTTCGGGATCAGCAGAATCGGCAGCAAAATCAAAGGTGTGTTCAAGAGCACGACCATGGAGGGAGCCATGTTGCCGTCCAGCGCCATGAACGACATCGACGATGACCTG GTGGAGGAGGCGACCGTCGTGATGGAGGACGACTCCCCCGCCGAGCCGGCCAGCACGCCGGGCTCCCTGCGGAACCTGTCGGCCTGGAGCATCATTATCCCCTACATCGACATCTACGACGACGAGGTCAAGAGGGAGAGGATCCCCGTCTTCTGCATCGACGTGGAGCGCAACGACAGGAAGGAAG TGGGTCATGAAACTGAAAAGTGGTCGGTTTACAGAAGATATCTGGAGTTCTACGTTCTCGAATCTAAACTCACGGAGTTCCACG GCACATTTGCAGATGCTCAGCTTCCATCCAAAAGAATTATCGGACCAAAGAATCACGAGTTCCTCACATCCAAAAGGGAAGAATTTGAGGAATATTTACAG aGACTCCTACAGCATCCAGAGCTCAGTAACAGTCAGCTGCTGgcagacttcctgtctcctcaCAGCATGGAGTCTCAGTTCCTGGACAGGATGCTGCCGGATGTCAACCTGG GAAAGATTTTCAAGTCCGTACCGGGGAAGCTGATAAAAGAG AAAGGACAGAACCTGGACcctttcatccagtccttcttCAACTCCTGTGAGTCGCCCAAGCCCAAACCTAGCCAACCGGAGCTGACCATCCTCAGCCCCTCCGCTGAGAACAACAAGAAG CTCTTCAGCGACCTGTTCAAGAATAATGCTAACCTGTCGGAGAGATTGGAGCGgaaacaaaaccacaaatgcTTCATGGAAATGGTTTCTGTAGACGGCATGTATGACTACATGATGTACGTCG GTCAGGTGGTGTTCCACACGGCGGACTGGCTGCACCACTGTCTGGCTGCTGGCAGGATcctgtttaagaacacgtttgAAGCCTACATAGATCAGTACATGCAGTCCAAACTGGAGCACATCCTCCAGGAGCACCATATGGTCTCCCTCATCACACAGCTCAGAG ATGCCGTGTTCTGCGAGAGCAGCGAGGAGCGCACCGCTGAGGACAAACAACTCCGAGCCAAGCAGACGTTTGATGAGATGATGAAGTATTTACCAG AATTTGTGGTGAAGTGCATCGGCCAGGAGAGGAAATACGAAGGCATCCGACTCCTCTTTGACGGTTTCCAGCAGCCTGTCCTCAACAAACAG ATGACGTACGTCCTGCTGGACATCGGCGTGCAGGAGCTGTTCCCTGAACTCACCAAG
- the snx14 gene encoding sorting nexin-14 isoform X2, giving the protein MAGIVTYLETLKRRLKIDVLREAGRQYPVICFLLLSMVALTVLLNRYIHILMVFWSFLAGVATFYCSLRPESLVPNIFFTVKPRKKRQEQELFPLGHSCAVCGKIKCNRHRPTLLLENYQPWLDLKVPSKVDASIAEVFELVLENFVYPWYRDITDDEACVDEVRMTFRFFASVLVRRAQKVDVPAVFADKVMKAVMKHIEIIVTAQEKVKNVDGLQQAALDEYGADLHIALHSRKDELLYLRKLTEMLFPYVMPPKATDCRSLALLLREVMAGSVMLPTMDFMADPDTVNLMVLIFVDDSPPETPTEPPSVMVPFLQKYADVSNKKPSVLKLDLKEIRGQQDLLFRFMNFLKQEGAVHVLQFCLTVEEFNDKILSPDLNDSELQRLHGEVLHIYETYCVDESIDKISFDHFIVEEIRNIAKGPYSGVVKLQTMRCLFEAYEHVLSLLERVFTPMFCHSDEYFRHLLRGAESPARNSRINRNSFSLEENRNMSKRGETFGISRIGSKIKGVFKSTTMEGAMLPSSAMNDIDDDLVEEATVVMEDDSPAEPASTPGSLRNLSAWSIIIPYIDIYDDEVKRERIPVFCIDVERNDRKEVGHETEKWSVYRRYLEFYVLESKLTEFHGTFADAQLPSKRIIGPKNHEFLTSKREEFEEYLQRLLQHPELSNSQLLADFLSPHSMESQFLDRMLPDVNLGKIFKSVPGKLIKEKGQNLDPFIQSFFNSCESPKPKPSQPELTILSPSAENNKKLFSDLFKNNANLSERLERKQNHKCFMEMVSVDGMYDYMMYVGQVVFHTADWLHHCLAAGRILFKNTFEAYIDQYMQSKLEHILQEHHMVSLITQLRDAVFCESSEERTAEDKQLRAKQTFDEMMKYLPEFVVKCIGQERKYEGIRLLFDGFQQPVLNKQMTYVLLDIGVQELFPELTKGAKEAVAM; this is encoded by the exons ATGGCAGGTATCGTAACGTATTTGGAGACTTTGAAACGGAGACTGAAGATTGACGTCCTGAGAGAAGCTGGACGTCAGTATCCAGTCATCTGCTTTCTGCTGCTGTCTATGGTCGCGCTGACTGTGCTGCTCAACAg GTATATCCACATCCTGATGGTCTTCTGGTCGTTCCTGGCTGGTGTCGCCACTTTCTATTGCTCCCTCAGACCGGAGTCCCTTGTCCCGAATATCTTCTTCACCGTGAAGCCAAGGAAGAAG CGGCAGGAGCAGGAGTTGTTTCCTCTGGGCCACAGCTGTGCCGTCTGTGGGAAGATCAAGTGCAACCGTCACCG GCCGACGCTGCTGCTTGAAAACTATCAGCCATGGTTGGACCTGAAGGTTCCTTCAAAAGTGGACGCTTCAATAGCAGAG GTGTTTGAGTTGGTTCTGGAGAACTTTGTGTACCCGTGGTACAG GGACATCACAGATGACGAGGCGTGTGTGGATGAAGTGAGGATGACCTTTCGCTTCTTCGCTTCAGTGCTCGTCCGCCGGGCTCAGAAg GTTGATGTTCCTGCTGTGTTTGCGGACAAAGTGATGAAAGCTGTAATGAAGCATATTGAAATTATTGTAACGGCTCAAGAAAAAG TGAAGAACGTGGATGGTTTACAACAGGCCGCTCTGGATGAGTACGGCGCCGACCTTCACATTGCTCTGCACAGCAGAAAAGACGAGCTGCTCTACCTAAGGAAGTTGACTGAGATGCTGTTTCCCTACGTCATGCCGCCCAAAGCAACAGACTGCAG GTCTCTGGCTCTGCTGCTGCGGGAGGTGATGGCTGGATCCGTCATGTTACCAACCATGGATTTCATGGCTGACCCT gatACTGTGAACCTCATGGTGCTGATATTTGTTGATGACTCTCCA CCAGAAACGCCCACAGagccgccgtccgtcatggttCCATTTTTACAGAAATATGCAGACGTCAGCAACAAAAAGCCATCT GTGCTGAAGTTGGACCTGAAGGAGATTAGGGGGCAGCAGGATCTCCTCTTTCGTTTCATGAACTTCCTGAAGCAGGAAGGAGCTGTGCACGTGCTGCAGTTCTGCCTCACCGTCG AGGAGTTCAACGATAAGATCCTGAGTCCGGATCTGAATGACTCTGAGCTGCAGCGTCTACACGGCGAGGTGCTGCACATCTACGAGACCTACTGCGTGGACGAAAGCATCGACAAGATCAGCTTCGACCACTTCATCGTGGAGGAGATCAGGAACA TTGCTAAAGGTCCGTACAGCGGCGTGGTGAAGCTGCAGACGATGCGCTGCCTGTTTGAGGCGTACGAACACGTCCTGTCGCTGCTGGAGAGAGTCTTCACTCCGATGTTCTGTCACAGCGATGAA TACTTCAGACACCTGCTGCGGGGAGCTGAGTCTCCAGCAAGGAACTCAAGAATCAACAG AAATAGCTTCAGTTTGGAAGAAAACAG AAACATGTCGAAGCGAGGGGAGACGTTCGGGATCAGCAGAATCGGCAGCAAAATCAAAGGTGTGTTCAAGAGCACGACCATGGAGGGAGCCATGTTGCCGTCCAGCGCCATGAACGACATCGACGATGACCTG GTGGAGGAGGCGACCGTCGTGATGGAGGACGACTCCCCCGCCGAGCCGGCCAGCACGCCGGGCTCCCTGCGGAACCTGTCGGCCTGGAGCATCATTATCCCCTACATCGACATCTACGACGACGAGGTCAAGAGGGAGAGGATCCCCGTCTTCTGCATCGACGTGGAGCGCAACGACAGGAAGGAAG TGGGTCATGAAACTGAAAAGTGGTCGGTTTACAGAAGATATCTGGAGTTCTACGTTCTCGAATCTAAACTCACGGAGTTCCACG GCACATTTGCAGATGCTCAGCTTCCATCCAAAAGAATTATCGGACCAAAGAATCACGAGTTCCTCACATCCAAAAGGGAAGAATTTGAGGAATATTTACAG aGACTCCTACAGCATCCAGAGCTCAGTAACAGTCAGCTGCTGgcagacttcctgtctcctcaCAGCATGGAGTCTCAGTTCCTGGACAGGATGCTGCCGGATGTCAACCTGG GAAAGATTTTCAAGTCCGTACCGGGGAAGCTGATAAAAGAG AAAGGACAGAACCTGGACcctttcatccagtccttcttCAACTCCTGTGAGTCGCCCAAGCCCAAACCTAGCCAACCGGAGCTGACCATCCTCAGCCCCTCCGCTGAGAACAACAAGAAG CTCTTCAGCGACCTGTTCAAGAATAATGCTAACCTGTCGGAGAGATTGGAGCGgaaacaaaaccacaaatgcTTCATGGAAATGGTTTCTGTAGACGGCATGTATGACTACATGATGTACGTCG GTCAGGTGGTGTTCCACACGGCGGACTGGCTGCACCACTGTCTGGCTGCTGGCAGGATcctgtttaagaacacgtttgAAGCCTACATAGATCAGTACATGCAGTCCAAACTGGAGCACATCCTCCAGGAGCACCATATGGTCTCCCTCATCACACAGCTCAGAG ATGCCGTGTTCTGCGAGAGCAGCGAGGAGCGCACCGCTGAGGACAAACAACTCCGAGCCAAGCAGACGTTTGATGAGATGATGAAGTATTTACCAG AATTTGTGGTGAAGTGCATCGGCCAGGAGAGGAAATACGAAGGCATCCGACTCCTCTTTGACGGTTTCCAGCAGCCTGTCCTCAACAAACAG ATGACGTACGTCCTGCTGGACATCGGCGTGCAGGAGCTGTTCCCTGAACTCACCAAG